In Populus nigra chromosome 1, ddPopNigr1.1, whole genome shotgun sequence, one genomic interval encodes:
- the LOC133684610 gene encoding uncharacterized protein LOC133684610 isoform X2: MGGGGAMRAAAKVAGIGVVNSGIRGGISCVPPSAEQSVRNASRPVSAIISSTPSGGEVAATVQRPSWELDEWEFAGGVEEETVVHSAEPVARVVFGGAPPSLQEAEAATFELKDAFQKVYLSSPNSGTGSSVGGSQLSGLPLLRKSDSLETKDCIPCDPTGAPVPKYAMQAFSLLNESPKIQTVVAAVASDPNVWNAVWENEALQDFLQSQNTYTQSSEAKEFVRDTDFQDAVSSKNLAELSDDESEAGSSQTELVDIINNVKLTVVDLVTNVSAYFQKIFSFSPAERTPAANESAGAATVEKTIGASLMGLAVIVIMVVVLRRP, from the exons ATGGGAGGAGGAGGAGCGATGAGAGCTGCGGCCAAGGTGGCCGGAATTGGAGTGGTTAACTCCGGGATCCGTGGCGGCATCTCTTGTGTTCCTCCATCGGCGGAGCAGTCGGTGCGCAATGCTTCCCGTCCTGTTTCGGCGATCATATCGTCCACGCCGAGTGGAGGTGAGGTTGCGGCGACGGTGCAGAGGCCTTCGTGGGAGTTGGATGAGTGGGAGTTCGCTGGTGGCGTGGAAGAGGAGACGGTTGTGCATTCGGCTGAGCCTGTGGCTAGAGTTGTTTTCGGTGGTGCACCGCCGAGTTTGCAGGAGGCTGAGGCAGCTACTTTTGAATTGAAAGATGCTTTCCAAAA AGTATATCTGTCGTCTCCGAACTCAGGAACTGGCAGTTCAGTTGGAGGGAGTCAGTTGTCTGGCCTCCCTTTGCTTAGAAAATCTGACTCTTTGGAAACTAAAGATTGTATTCCCTGTGACCCAACTGGAGCTCCTGTGCCAAAATATGCTATGCAGGCATTTTCATTGCTTAATGAAAGTCCTAAAATTCAG ACTGTTGTTGCTGCCGTTGCCTCTGACCCAAATGTCTGGAACGCAGTTTGGGAGAACGAAGCCCTTCAGGATTTCCTCCAGTCCCAGAATACCT ATACCCAGTCATCTGAAGCCAAGGAGTTTGTCAGAGATACCGACTTTCAGGATGCAGTATCTTCTAAGAACCTCGCTGAATTATCTGACGATGAAAGTGAAGCTGGAAGCTCTCAAACTGAACTCGTGGATATTATCAATAACGTCAAGCTTACTGTGGTTGACTTGGTGACCAACGTATCTGCTTACTTCCAAAAGATTTTTAGCTTTTCACCTGCAGAGCGCACTCCTGCTGCCAATGAAAGTGCTGGAGCAGCTACCGTCGAAAAGACCATAGGAGCATCTCTCATGGGACTGGCAGTGATTGTTATTATGGTGGTTGTGCTGAGGCGCCCTTAA
- the LOC133684610 gene encoding uncharacterized protein LOC133684610 isoform X1: protein MGGGGAMRAAAKVAGIGVVNSGIRGGISCVPPSAEQSVRNASRPVSAIISSTPSGGEVAATVQRPSWELDEWEFAGGVEEETVVHSAEPVARVVFGGAPPSLQEAEAATFELKDAFQKVYLSSPNSGTGSSVGGSQLSGLPLLRKSDSLETKDCIPCDPTGAPVPKYAMQAFSLLNESPKIQTVVAAVASDPNVWNAVWENEALQDFLQSQNTCKYTQSSEAKEFVRDTDFQDAVSSKNLAELSDDESEAGSSQTELVDIINNVKLTVVDLVTNVSAYFQKIFSFSPAERTPAANESAGAATVEKTIGASLMGLAVIVIMVVVLRRP, encoded by the exons ATGGGAGGAGGAGGAGCGATGAGAGCTGCGGCCAAGGTGGCCGGAATTGGAGTGGTTAACTCCGGGATCCGTGGCGGCATCTCTTGTGTTCCTCCATCGGCGGAGCAGTCGGTGCGCAATGCTTCCCGTCCTGTTTCGGCGATCATATCGTCCACGCCGAGTGGAGGTGAGGTTGCGGCGACGGTGCAGAGGCCTTCGTGGGAGTTGGATGAGTGGGAGTTCGCTGGTGGCGTGGAAGAGGAGACGGTTGTGCATTCGGCTGAGCCTGTGGCTAGAGTTGTTTTCGGTGGTGCACCGCCGAGTTTGCAGGAGGCTGAGGCAGCTACTTTTGAATTGAAAGATGCTTTCCAAAA AGTATATCTGTCGTCTCCGAACTCAGGAACTGGCAGTTCAGTTGGAGGGAGTCAGTTGTCTGGCCTCCCTTTGCTTAGAAAATCTGACTCTTTGGAAACTAAAGATTGTATTCCCTGTGACCCAACTGGAGCTCCTGTGCCAAAATATGCTATGCAGGCATTTTCATTGCTTAATGAAAGTCCTAAAATTCAG ACTGTTGTTGCTGCCGTTGCCTCTGACCCAAATGTCTGGAACGCAGTTTGGGAGAACGAAGCCCTTCAGGATTTCCTCCAGTCCCAGAATACCTGTAAGT ATACCCAGTCATCTGAAGCCAAGGAGTTTGTCAGAGATACCGACTTTCAGGATGCAGTATCTTCTAAGAACCTCGCTGAATTATCTGACGATGAAAGTGAAGCTGGAAGCTCTCAAACTGAACTCGTGGATATTATCAATAACGTCAAGCTTACTGTGGTTGACTTGGTGACCAACGTATCTGCTTACTTCCAAAAGATTTTTAGCTTTTCACCTGCAGAGCGCACTCCTGCTGCCAATGAAAGTGCTGGAGCAGCTACCGTCGAAAAGACCATAGGAGCATCTCTCATGGGACTGGCAGTGATTGTTATTATGGTGGTTGTGCTGAGGCGCCCTTAA